From the Xenorhabdus ishibashii genome, one window contains:
- a CDS encoding toxin VasX yields MEKPILTNTNDALETAAKKVEKTFEELVDMAREYIPHELDMDTVVRPCDVNIRPVYPARYAYMNFFGSAKNAKAELPSPIYNYIDPEILSLFPADGYCIRMPRAGWIYVKEEEPLKTRGSKHKGNLLIFKYGPQVVEVKDGVRGLIVKYTQYERKLDNASWEKIQPANGSAGLGYPFLALNKDVSKISIVYSEVPFSERILDKIDNDESFRRNAMQFVDLDDEKSSYAIDATEEHLKTLIEEFKEVGEQFERYHEHLQDLQEPNAPPVNLGDLTTEDTYKMDVDLVMRQMESVLCPYYKDKAKIVVLHDPVGYQRDLLNVHTLLSIWQRSYMATNIYPLTIGQFIEQLEYAVVDNFTLSEQFKDNIHLDNWKTWWPKLIDPIKDVNETQESTVALYRGFFEDPGVADKLGGLTHYFSHFFSVNEKKGDLSEEDAKEFKIFCTLISELLEPLKSSDAGMSISLRVLAGDLASEASSTWDVVRNGVVNTLGHDGANKDVMAKYITIGVDKLLNATAEIIAHLFVVGAEKASQISMYAYAGNVEKLNQYFTIKCLSFLGVEIQKGKHVVLDEKEWNKLLKKLEEYKNQGIPDKIKGSMSKISAELKKWGGRKVFNWSKRVDNYTYRLYVKIPTIKFNQPKFNVVAMRHLQHQTSVLFDCSLSGLDLYMKMYTFYSLASQSNFDQNDPLKASRKTLYIRLTYLNTIIGGMVAARNFSEYLGKAAARAELLAQKINRPAIGSLLGTASRNLMLNSDYVKIIAKRAVVATGILSGGLSYYDAYHAYSISNEMESYSHAAIGTGTLIMTGTFLLSTPATGGAIGAAAAGGTGLASLGGPIFWAGMTLAAIGYIGVIMFSKDEFENLLNNCFWGRGSKYAFWNRDRPDNIKKQLEITRLMNKKTKKAFIIEHQEFLNLFIRPILKKEKNKRGKIIYSFLLPNFRLGESELVYNVSKSSYGEEERSHPSYYFTLKAYEKAKERFESLMKDALSNIFNKNKKSGNENPIDENGALTFSLEIEEEHVKYLNLSWYYMPTEDTISPLRYKWGEEPIWENAIYGYNDDKLL; encoded by the coding sequence ATGGAAAAACCGATATTAACAAACACAAATGACGCTCTTGAGACCGCCGCGAAAAAAGTGGAAAAAACATTCGAAGAACTTGTCGATATGGCGAGGGAATACATACCCCATGAATTGGATATGGATACGGTTGTCAGACCCTGTGACGTCAATATCCGGCCTGTTTATCCAGCCAGATATGCATATATGAACTTTTTTGGTTCAGCAAAAAACGCAAAAGCCGAGTTACCATCCCCAATATATAATTATATTGACCCAGAAATTCTGTCACTATTTCCGGCAGATGGATATTGCATTCGAATGCCCAGAGCTGGTTGGATATATGTAAAGGAAGAAGAGCCGTTAAAAACACGGGGATCTAAACATAAAGGGAATTTATTGATTTTCAAGTATGGTCCACAAGTTGTAGAGGTCAAAGATGGTGTAAGAGGATTAATTGTAAAATATACCCAATATGAAAGAAAATTGGATAATGCATCCTGGGAAAAAATACAACCTGCTAATGGTTCAGCGGGATTAGGCTATCCTTTTCTTGCTCTTAATAAAGACGTATCCAAAATTAGTATTGTTTATAGTGAGGTTCCTTTTTCCGAGCGAATCCTAGACAAGATAGATAATGATGAATCTTTTCGCAGAAATGCAATGCAGTTTGTTGATCTGGATGATGAAAAATCTTCATATGCTATTGATGCCACAGAGGAGCATTTAAAAACCCTAATAGAAGAATTTAAAGAGGTTGGAGAACAATTTGAGCGCTATCATGAACATTTACAAGATCTACAAGAGCCAAATGCGCCTCCCGTCAATCTTGGTGATTTAACTACAGAAGATACTTATAAAATGGACGTCGATCTGGTGATGCGTCAGATGGAAAGTGTGCTATGTCCGTATTATAAAGACAAAGCGAAAATTGTTGTTTTACATGACCCAGTTGGATATCAGCGTGATCTTTTGAATGTTCATACTTTGCTTTCTATTTGGCAGAGAAGTTACATGGCTACCAATATATATCCTCTCACAATAGGCCAATTTATTGAGCAATTGGAATATGCTGTAGTAGATAATTTTACACTGAGTGAACAATTTAAAGACAATATCCATTTAGATAATTGGAAAACGTGGTGGCCTAAACTTATCGATCCGATTAAAGACGTAAATGAAACTCAAGAATCAACTGTTGCTTTATATAGGGGGTTCTTTGAAGACCCTGGCGTTGCTGATAAATTAGGTGGCCTGACCCATTATTTCAGTCATTTCTTCTCGGTGAATGAGAAAAAAGGTGATCTCAGTGAAGAAGATGCCAAAGAATTTAAGATATTTTGTACCCTTATTTCAGAGTTACTTGAACCACTAAAAAGTTCAGATGCAGGAATGTCTATATCACTGCGGGTATTAGCGGGGGATCTTGCCTCAGAAGCTAGTAGCACTTGGGATGTTGTTCGCAACGGTGTTGTCAATACTTTAGGGCATGATGGAGCAAACAAAGATGTGATGGCAAAATATATTACTATCGGGGTAGATAAATTATTAAATGCCACGGCTGAAATTATTGCACATTTATTTGTGGTTGGAGCGGAAAAGGCAAGTCAGATATCGATGTATGCCTATGCAGGAAATGTTGAAAAGCTAAACCAATATTTCACTATTAAGTGTTTATCTTTTTTAGGTGTTGAAATACAGAAAGGAAAACATGTTGTATTAGATGAAAAAGAGTGGAACAAATTATTAAAAAAATTAGAAGAATATAAAAATCAAGGAATTCCAGATAAAATTAAAGGAAGTATGTCTAAAATTAGTGCTGAGCTGAAAAAATGGGGAGGAAGGAAAGTATTCAACTGGTCCAAAAGAGTTGATAATTATACTTATAGATTATATGTAAAAATACCTACAATTAAATTTAATCAACCAAAATTCAATGTAGTGGCTATGCGTCATTTACAACATCAAACCAGTGTATTATTTGATTGCAGTTTGAGTGGATTAGATTTATATATGAAAATGTATACATTTTACTCATTAGCGTCACAATCTAATTTTGACCAAAATGACCCGTTGAAAGCGAGTAGAAAAACTCTTTATATTCGTCTTACATATTTAAACACAATCATTGGTGGAATGGTTGCAGCAAGAAATTTTTCTGAATACTTAGGAAAGGCAGCAGCAAGGGCGGAATTACTGGCACAGAAAATAAATCGTCCTGCAATTGGATCCTTGCTGGGAACAGCATCACGCAATCTTATGTTAAATAGTGATTATGTGAAAATAATAGCAAAGAGAGCTGTGGTGGCAACGGGAATTTTAAGTGGAGGGCTTTCATATTATGACGCTTATCATGCTTATTCTATAAGTAATGAGATGGAAAGTTATTCGCACGCCGCTATTGGTACAGGTACATTAATAATGACTGGTACATTTTTGCTATCCACTCCGGCAACTGGAGGAGCAATTGGAGCAGCCGCAGCAGGAGGAACCGGATTAGCATCATTAGGAGGACCTATATTTTGGGCTGGCATGACATTAGCGGCAATAGGTTATATTGGAGTGATTATGTTTAGTAAAGATGAATTTGAAAATTTATTAAATAATTGTTTTTGGGGAAGAGGGAGTAAATATGCATTTTGGAACAGGGATAGACCTGACAATATAAAAAAACAGCTCGAGATAACTAGATTAATGAATAAAAAAACAAAGAAAGCATTTATAATTGAACACCAAGAATTTTTAAATTTATTTATTAGACCAATTTTAAAAAAAGAAAAAAACAAAAGAGGAAAGATAATTTATAGTTTTCTATTACCTAATTTTAGATTGGGAGAATCAGAATTGGTTTATAATGTCTCGAAATCTTCTTATGGTGAAGAAGAAAGAAGCCACCCTAGTTATTATTTTACATTGAAGGCTTATGAGAAAGCTAAGGAAAGATTTGAAAGTTTAATGAAAGATGCACTATCAAATATATTTAATAAAAACAAAAAATCAGGTAATGAAAATCCAATTGATGAAAATGGTGCTCTTACCTTTTCATTAGAAATTGAAGAGGAACATGTTAAGTATTTAAATCTTTCTTGGTATTATATGCCCACTGAGGATACTATTTCTCCTTTACGTTATAAATGGGGAGAAGAGCCAATAT
- a CDS encoding DUF4123 domain-containing protein: protein MSWIPDYAEYWVVDYSYATQQGEHFSAQAIVSATSKPQALSTLVEYVLQTGHSPEQYQNIQSLPEYLAASSYVELPLLRKFQQGVERNARVIPLNEHNISTLLPAERGVLQFSVTETMPIRESGQYRYMVMDATVYCQIMGSFIVPDLMVSNLRWESLFQGETQIMLEDNAPYLVELTDDTTVHSAFQQKITQPSTPELGIFIDSDQPFPVIRNHLRKFTYLRNEQQQSWVFYRFYVPQGLLPLLKSLPDEQLMHFMRPITRIGYFDSQTAQYYAFSLAKNTLDQEKTAPVAINRYLIDILAGQTQERAVAQIVKFIAETQPELSPDQKKQLPAFVVQQINLACQAGFANQRSLLYLVAGRSLARDNKELWQRAWQHACTKAQLQEARALICYEYCFKNRKLS, encoded by the coding sequence ATGTCCTGGATACCCGATTATGCCGAATATTGGGTGGTGGATTATTCCTATGCCACGCAACAAGGTGAACACTTTTCTGCCCAAGCGATTGTCTCTGCAACGAGCAAGCCGCAAGCGCTGTCGACGCTGGTGGAATATGTCCTACAAACGGGGCATTCACCGGAACAATACCAAAATATTCAGTCGTTGCCTGAATACCTTGCCGCCAGCTCTTATGTCGAATTGCCGCTATTGCGGAAGTTCCAGCAGGGAGTGGAGCGGAATGCACGAGTTATCCCACTGAACGAACATAATATCAGCACCCTCTTGCCTGCCGAACGTGGTGTATTGCAGTTCTCCGTGACAGAAACCATGCCCATCAGGGAGAGTGGGCAATATCGCTATATGGTGATGGATGCCACAGTTTACTGTCAGATCATGGGCAGTTTTATCGTACCTGACCTGATGGTCTCCAATCTGCGATGGGAAAGCCTGTTTCAGGGGGAAACCCAAATTATGCTCGAAGACAATGCTCCTTATCTGGTGGAATTAACCGATGACACAACGGTGCACTCTGCCTTTCAGCAAAAGATCACACAACCGAGCACGCCAGAGCTGGGTATTTTTATCGACAGTGACCAGCCATTTCCTGTGATCCGTAATCACCTGCGCAAATTCACCTACCTGAGAAATGAACAACAGCAATCATGGGTGTTTTACCGCTTCTATGTACCGCAAGGCCTGCTCCCGTTACTAAAAAGCCTGCCGGATGAACAACTGATGCACTTTATGCGCCCGATAACACGCATTGGTTATTTTGATAGCCAGACGGCGCAGTACTACGCCTTTTCTTTGGCTAAAAACACCTTGGATCAGGAGAAAACGGCTCCCGTAGCAATCAATCGCTATCTGATTGACATATTGGCGGGGCAGACCCAAGAACGGGCAGTGGCTCAAATAGTCAAATTTATTGCAGAGACTCAACCGGAACTGTCACCGGATCAGAAAAAACAACTGCCAGCCTTTGTGGTGCAACAGATCAATTTGGCTTGTCAGGCGGGTTTCGCCAATCAGCGTTCCCTCCTGTATCTGGTGGCGGGCAGAAGTCTGGCTAGAGATAACAAAGAGCTCTGGCAACGAGCATGGCAGCATGCTTGCACCAAAGCACAACTGCAAGAGGCACGGGCGTTAATTTGTTATGAATATTGTTTTAAAAACCGGAAATTAAGTTAA